A window of the Lactuca sativa cultivar Salinas chromosome 5, Lsat_Salinas_v11, whole genome shotgun sequence genome harbors these coding sequences:
- the LOC111900797 gene encoding putative F-box/kelch-repeat protein At1g15680, with product METTLKTAVRETKNVETQIRKRGLEKEKAGENRKFEGSARSNKESKLLKFGGGGRGEARWCHKCKKNHCGRCNEEVTCYKCGRIGHYSKDCTYSDKSCPAIHYNPIKPYLISIKPEFTFNHTKITSCGSWKTTITVIQESQFNYDADENRIVQQLLLTNISCKSKQLFWYDIRNFPDSLLIENLARLPVKSIFSFKSVCKHWQTLISHPSFCRFYYSILNSSLRPIRILDRYTWLPNFKEFVNRLGTKIHSSSEFSVLFLATYEEQQRGANDQFRVLDMSNGLILFCSRSQAFVYYICDPLTRQWITLPSRKPRLISFISEGLITRVDEDYTLIGYTIVTVELLKSRSNYVNIEIFSSGTGKWMVYKLPCDSPIRLWKVVSGPIYCYGALHWQVIKYDRIHGLLAFDPYKDPKSVRLIPLPDDRDLQSEDVDMGVCELCGESQGTLRYFEVADDSIYTKFYLFSMWVMKDYEKGEWCCEFKVRRSDLHCNDLELNNWLLDVRGFHPLSFHPLNPNVVYLQCMEPERIVSYNIMNRRLDVASKRIDVGQCISSSLGIPFVLPTWPVLVPPIATVKSK from the exons ATGGAAACTACTTTGAAAACAGCTGTTAGAGAAACTAAGAAtgtagagacccagataagaAAAAGGGGTCTAGAAAAAGAAAAGGCAGGAGAAAataggaagtttgaaggatctgcGAGGTCCAACAAAGAGAGCAAACTCttgaagtttggaggaggaggaagaggtgaagcgagatggtgtcATAAGTGCAAGAAAAATCATTGTGGGAGATGCAACGAAGAAGtaacttgttacaagtgtgggaggatcggtcactattccaaggattgTACATATAGTGATAAG TCTTGTCCCGCAATCCATTACAACCCTATTAAACCCTACCTCATCTCAATTAAACCTGAATTCACTTTTAACCATACGAAAATTACCAGTTGCGGTTCATGGAAGACGACGATAACAGTAATTCAAGAAAGTCAATTTAACTATGATGCCGATGAGAACCGAATTGTTCAGCAACTTCTGCTCACCAATATTTCGTGCAAGAGCAAACAATTGTTTTGGTATGATATTCGAAACTTTCCTGATTCGTTGCTTATTGAAAATCTCGCTAGATTACCCGTCAAATCGATTTTTAGTTTTAAAAGTGTGTGCAAGCAttggcaaaccctaatttctcaccCTTCCTTCTGCCGATTCTATTACTCCATTCTCAATTCATCCCTGCGGCCTATCAGAATCTTGGATAGGTACACTTGGCTACCGAACTTCAAGGAGTTTGTTAATCGTCTTGGTACTAAAATCCACAGTTCGTCCGAATTTTCTGTTCTTTTTCTTGCTACCTATGAAGAACAACAACGCGGTGCAAATgatcaatttagggttttagatatGAGTAATGGTTTGATTCTGTTTTGTTCGAGGTCGCAAGCATTTGTTTACTACATATGTGATCCACTCACTCGACAATGGATCACTTTACCTAGCAGGAAACCCCGATTAATAAGTTTCATTAGTGAGGGGCTTATTACTAGGGTCGATGAAGATTATACGCTTATTGGTTATACAATTGTTACAGTGGAACTCCTTAAATCTCGATCGAATTATGTCAATATAGAGATATTTTCATCTGGAACAGGCAAATGGATGGTCTACAAGCTACCTTGCGATAGTCCAATCCGATTGTGGAAAGTGGTCAGTGGCCCAATATATTGTTACGGGGCTCTTCATTGGCAAGTTATTAAATATGATAGGATTCATGGCTTGCTTGCGTTTGATCCTTACAAAGATCCAAAATCGGTTCGCCTAATTCCACTCCCAGATGACAGAGATCTCCAGAGTGAGGATGTCGACATGGGAGTTTGTGAATTATGTGGTGAGAGCCAAGGGACCCTTCGTTATTTCGAGGTGGCTGATGATTCCATTTACACCAAGTTCTATTTGTTCAGCATGTGGGTTATGAAGGATTATGAGAAAGGAGAATGGTGTTGTGAGTTTAAGGTGAGACGTAGTGATCTTCATTGTAACGATCTGGAATTGAATAATTGGCTGTTGGACGTCCGAGGGTTTCATCCTTTATCATTTCATCCGTTGAATCCAAATGTTGTGTATTTGCAATGCATGGAGCCTGAGCGTATTGTTTCGTATAATATTATGAATAGAAGGCTGGATGTTGCTTCTAAACGTATTGATGTCGGTCAATGCATTTCATCGTCTCTTGGGATCCCGTTTGTGTTACCTACATGGCCGGTGCTTGTTCCACCAATTGCCACTGTTAAAAGCAAATAG